A region from the Vicia villosa cultivar HV-30 ecotype Madison, WI linkage group LG3, Vvil1.0, whole genome shotgun sequence genome encodes:
- the LOC131660516 gene encoding uncharacterized protein LOC131660516 — protein sequence MLQQSIDSKFCDYNQGNSKMDLPNAAANNTSLTHLLPTSDIGTSSFLKEDKDPATNSNTPSSDHPLQQSPPNNAANGHLVYVRRKSEGEMPKNTPFENTTVNASSSPLSTQLYCQEEIAQPKPHINVSCVPPFAPFPMASSITSSGNPSIPVSHGKSGMMLAPLESNYVPPSSGHTIANPKLFKNVHWEERYQQLQLFLRKLDQSDQADYIQMLQSLSSVELSRHAVELEKRSIQLSLEEAKELQRVAALNVLGKSVKNFKAPVDHGECSDKLKTLT from the exons ATGCTCCAACAAAGTATAGATTCAAAGTTTTGTGATTACAATCAGGGCAATTCTAAAATGGATTTGCCCAATGCTGCTGCAAACAACACATCGCTTACTCATCTGCTGCCAACCTCCGATATCGGAACCTCTTCCTTCTTAAAGGAGGATAAGGATCCTGCTACCAATTCTAACACACCCTCCTCTGACCACCCTCTCCAACAATCTCCACCCAATAATGCTGCCAATGGACATCTCGTCTATGTCCGTAGAAAATCAGAAGGAGAAATGCCCAAAAATACCCCTTTTGAAAATACAACTGTTAATGCTTCTTCTTCTCCACTTTCAACCCAACTTTATTGTCAAGAGGAAATTGCTCAACCAAAACCTCACATAAACGTTTCTTGTGTCCCACCATTTGCACCTTTTCCTATGGCATCTTCAATAACCTCATCTGGAAACCCTTCTATTCCTGTTTCTCATGGGAAGTCTGGCATGATGTTGGCGCCACTTGAGTCCAATTACGTCCCACCTTCTTCTGGACATACCATTGCCAATCCTAAGCTATTTAAAAATGTGCATTGGGAAGAGCGTTATCAACAGTTGCAGTTGTTTTTAAGGAAATTGGACCAATCAGACCAAGCCGACTACATCCAAA TGCTTCAATCTCTGTCTTCGGTTGAACTTAGCAGACATGCTGTTGAGTTAGAGAAGAGATCAATTCAGCTTTCACTTGAGGAAG CTAAAGAATTACAACGAGTTGCTGCTTTAAACGTCTTGGGGAAATCAGTGAAGAACTTCAAAGCACCAGTGGATCATGGCGAGTGTTCAGACAAGTTGAAGACATTGACATGA